In Vigna angularis cultivar LongXiaoDou No.4 chromosome 8, ASM1680809v1, whole genome shotgun sequence, one DNA window encodes the following:
- the LOC128193806 gene encoding uncharacterized protein LOC128193806, whose translation MVFSTLKKTLSGIADNFGESFERFKQHYDRMWFNSFLCHQDIPFSQELQLKHIDTLPSSVSHKIIKKKNVTLALDLDETLVHSSPFARDVDFSFTIISDGVSSTIYVRKRPFLEEFLEKVSEMFEVVIFTASNSSYSAKLLDCLDPHNKIFSQRFYRDSCKWEDGHCLKDLTVLGTDLAKVFIIDNSPRVFRLHVNNGIPIKSWYWDRTDHALIDLLPFLEKLVDVDDVRPIIAAQFGARIHSARSAPIQIRRI comes from the exons ATGGTGTTTTCCACTCTCAAGAAAACATTGTCAGGAATTGCAGATAATTTCGGAGAATCGTTTGAAAGGTTTAAACAACATTATGATCGTATGTGGTTTAACAGTTTCTTGTGCCACCAGGATATTCCATTTTCTCAAGAACTTCAGCTCAAACACATAGACACATTGCCTTCATCAGTTAGCCACAAAATAATCAAAAAGAAGAATGTAACCCTTGCTCTTGATTTAGATG AAACATTGGTTCATTCTTCTCCGTTTGCGCGTGATGTTGACTTCTCATTCACAATTATCAGCGATGGAGTGTCCAGTACAATATATGTTAGAAAGAGACCTTTTCTTGAAGAGTTTTTAGAAAAAGTATCAGAAATGTTTGAAGTTGTAATTTTCACCGCTAGTAATAGCTCATATTCTGCAAAATTGCTTGATTGTCTTGATCCTCATAACAAGATTTTCTCTCAAAGATTCTACAGAGATTCATGCAAATGGGAAGATGGTCACTGCCTCAAGGATCTCACAGTTCTGGGTACTGATCTGGCCAAAGTGTTCATCATTGACAACAGTCCACGg GTATTTAGACTTCATGTGAACAATGGAATTCCTATAAAAAGTTGGTACTGGGACAGAACAGATCATGCTCTGATTGATTTGCTGCCATTTCTGGAGAAACTGgttgatgttgatgatgttaGACCCATTATTGCAGCACAATTTGGAGCAAGAATTCATTCTGCACGTTCTGCCCCTATTCAAATTAGAAGAATATAG